The following are encoded in a window of Mycolicibacterium tusciae JS617 genomic DNA:
- a CDS encoding transposase, giving the protein MPDLLVVENVLVAKGYRPVVRDQQFLVPPDMREWLPADHSVWALIGIVEGLDTSAFHHQRRTGGVGRAGYDPDMLVTLLIWAWSQGVRSSRRIERACADVVSYRVICAGDGPDHVTIARFRAENHAACEQLFTEVLMLAAGLGLGRLETVALDGVKIASNASLSANRTTSGLAKAAAAEAARIAKAAAAAHEATDAAEDEMFGDDNPGSVPAELTDPAVLAKRIAEALARRNAEDTAQGPAADDGAPAAGSVELERVAHDRSGRIAQAPAPIHPQNRPPNAPKRNPLGGQVSGAHRGRGEDDRPDPGRRPGGDGRAGAGRGGGQVAGQTPELGRSGAVGARTSGAAHPAPRRAERPGFRQARARLERARGGAGGCRPGRHQRRRTANLTDPQSRIQPLRGGGWLQGYNCQAVTAADGLIVATGVGTSPVDNQYYTDMIDKAIKSADLITGHRRDDTSTTATASSIAMVLADAGYCTNENLTAPGPDRLIATGKARDVHHAATEHPTQGPPPTDADPIAAMAHRLRTPQGIIQYAMRSHIAETPFGHAKHNLGFRRFTGRGLARARSEWTFHAAVHNIGKILNHLASTPLPA; this is encoded by the coding sequence GTGCCTGATTTGTTGGTCGTCGAGAATGTGTTGGTGGCCAAGGGGTATCGACCGGTAGTGCGTGATCAGCAGTTCTTAGTTCCGCCGGATATGCGGGAGTGGCTGCCTGCGGATCATTCGGTGTGGGCGTTGATCGGGATCGTGGAGGGGTTGGACACCTCGGCGTTTCACCACCAGCGACGGACCGGTGGTGTCGGGCGGGCCGGGTATGACCCCGACATGTTGGTGACGCTGCTGATCTGGGCGTGGTCGCAGGGGGTGCGGTCCTCGCGTCGGATCGAGCGGGCGTGTGCTGATGTGGTGTCTTATCGGGTGATCTGTGCTGGTGATGGGCCTGATCACGTCACGATCGCGCGGTTTCGCGCCGAGAACCACGCCGCGTGTGAGCAGTTGTTCACCGAGGTGTTGATGTTGGCTGCCGGGCTGGGGTTGGGCCGGCTGGAGACTGTGGCACTCGACGGAGTCAAGATCGCCTCGAACGCGTCGCTGTCGGCCAACCGCACCACCTCGGGGCTAGCCAAGGCCGCCGCGGCGGAGGCGGCCCGAATCGCCAAGGCTGCGGCGGCCGCACACGAAGCCACTGATGCCGCCGAGGACGAGATGTTTGGCGACGATAACCCGGGGTCGGTACCGGCCGAGTTGACCGATCCGGCGGTGCTGGCTAAACGCATCGCCGAAGCGCTGGCACGGCGCAACGCCGAGGACACCGCCCAGGGGCCCGCCGCCGATGATGGTGCACCGGCTGCGGGATCGGTTGAGCTCGAACGGGTTGCCCACGACCGATCGGGGCGCATCGCCCAAGCCCCAGCCCCCATCCACCCCCAAAATCGGCCGCCCAACGCCCCGAAACGCAACCCCCTTGGTGGGCAAGTATCTGGCGCGCATCGCGGCCGGGGAGAAGATGACCGGCCGGATCCCGGCCGGCGCCCAGGTGGCGATGGCCGAGCGGGTGCTGGCCGCGGCGGTGGCCAGGTCGCAGGCCAAACACCAGAGTTGGGCCGCAGCGGCGCGGTCGGCGCCCGGACGTCCGGGGCCGCTCACCCGGCGCCCCGTCGAGCAGAACGCCCCGGGTTCCGTCAGGCGCGAGCGCGACTGGAGCGGGCCCGGGGCGGCGCAGGTGGCTGCCGCCCAGGCCGCCACCAACGTCGACGCACGGCCAATCTCACGGATCCCCAATCACGGATCCAGCCGTTGCGCGGGGGTGGCTGGCTGCAGGGCTACAACTGCCAGGCAGTCACCGCCGCTGACGGGCTGATCGTGGCCACCGGGGTGGGCACCAGCCCGGTGGACAACCAGTACTACACCGACATGATCGACAAGGCCATCAAGTCCGCGGACCTGATCACCGGCCACCGCCGCGATGACACATCAACCACGGCCACCGCCTCCTCGATCGCGATGGTGCTCGCCGACGCCGGCTACTGCACGAACGAGAACCTGACCGCGCCAGGACCAGACCGGCTGATCGCTACCGGCAAGGCCCGCGACGTGCACCACGCGGCCACCGAACATCCCACTCAAGGGCCACCGCCCACCGACGCCGATCCGATCGCGGCGATGGCTCACCGGTTACGCACCCCGCAGGGAATCATTCAGTACGCCATGCGATCTCACATCGCCGAGACACCATTCGGACATGCCAAGCACAACCTCGGATTCCGCCGATTCACCGGCAGAGGCCTGGCCCGAGCACGCAGCGAATGGACATTCCACGCCGCGGTCCACAACATCGGCAAGATCCTCAACCACCTCGCCAGCACACCACTGCCCGCCTGA
- a CDS encoding SDR family NAD(P)-dependent oxidoreductase, producing the protein MADLLRLDGRIVVVSGAGGGGIGTTITRMAAQAGATVVAVSRSKENLDEHVAPLAEGGLAVVPVSADASTDGGVAAVMDQVRRTDGALYGLVNIAGGAAPSTWMPATRVTREDWRALFAANLETAFFMSQAVAAEIREQKNPGSIVSISSISGMNTAPFHIAYGTAKAAVVAMTRTMAAELALDNIRVNAVAPGVTATAASRTYVDDDADRDRTAIAMGRRGTPEEQAGAILFLLSDMSSYITGQTLLVDGGLNLKWTHLGADNTSLFLADDSFRETIRRI; encoded by the coding sequence ATGGCCGACCTTCTGAGGCTGGACGGCCGCATCGTCGTGGTGTCCGGGGCGGGCGGTGGCGGCATCGGCACCACGATCACGCGGATGGCCGCCCAGGCAGGCGCCACCGTGGTCGCGGTGAGCCGGTCGAAGGAGAACCTCGACGAACACGTCGCGCCGCTTGCCGAGGGGGGCTTGGCGGTTGTGCCGGTCTCCGCCGACGCGTCCACCGACGGCGGTGTCGCCGCCGTGATGGACCAGGTGCGTCGCACCGACGGCGCCCTCTACGGATTGGTCAACATCGCAGGCGGGGCCGCGCCATCCACGTGGATGCCCGCGACGCGGGTGACGCGTGAGGATTGGCGGGCACTGTTCGCCGCCAATCTGGAAACCGCGTTCTTCATGAGCCAGGCGGTGGCCGCGGAGATCCGCGAACAGAAGAACCCCGGATCGATCGTCTCGATCTCGTCGATCAGCGGGATGAACACCGCGCCGTTCCACATCGCCTACGGCACGGCCAAGGCGGCGGTCGTCGCGATGACCAGGACGATGGCCGCCGAGCTCGCACTGGACAACATTCGCGTCAACGCCGTCGCGCCCGGCGTGACGGCGACGGCCGCATCGCGCACCTACGTCGACGACGACGCTGATCGCGACCGCACCGCGATCGCGATGGGCCGCCGCGGCACTCCCGAAGAACAGGCGGGCGCGATCCTGTTCCTGCTGTCGGACATGTCGAGCTACATCACCGGTCAGACGCTGCTCGTCGACGGTGGCCTCAATCTCAAATGGACGCATCTGGGTGCCGACAACACCTCGCTGTTTCTCGCCGACGACTCCTTCCGAGAAACCATTAGGAGGATCTAG
- a CDS encoding aromatic ring-hydroxylating oxygenase subunit alpha, whose product MTHTESDLDAAIEIDADPDDSTGEIAEDLSSPMTIGVDAYISPEYARNERDRLWRKVWQQVGRVEEIPEVGSYLTYDILDDSIIVVRTGAHTFSAHHNVCMHRGRKLVDKPEGGKNAVGRAHKSFVCGFHGWTYSLDGACTHIREQDDWKGALTPDNTHLAPVQVDTWGGWLFVNMDPDCESLTDYLMPAAKILDPFGLENMRYKWRKWLYFDCNWKVAMEAFNETYHVFTTHPEFNKFGEFKGWAKAQGKHSNIGYDAPKGMDETKSKIRLGTGDPRISTAEMQIYTMEETNATTTNTLVNAAKRLVDELPEGTPADQVLQHWLASARRDDEERGVIWPTIPPDILGQSGTAWQIFPNFQVGQGLTSALCYSARPDPSYNPDKCIFEVAVFELYPKGEEPQTEWQYTPKDSPNWLSVLPQDFSNMAAVQQGMKSAGFGGTKPNPYRERSTVNLHHQLSKYMGTGEPQDL is encoded by the coding sequence GTGACCCACACCGAATCCGACCTCGACGCCGCGATCGAGATCGACGCCGATCCGGACGACTCGACGGGAGAGATCGCCGAAGACCTGTCGTCTCCGATGACCATCGGTGTCGACGCCTACATCTCGCCGGAATACGCTCGCAACGAGCGTGATCGGTTGTGGCGCAAGGTATGGCAGCAGGTCGGCCGGGTCGAGGAGATTCCTGAGGTCGGCAGCTACCTGACCTACGACATCCTCGACGACTCGATCATCGTGGTGCGGACGGGCGCGCACACCTTCTCCGCACACCACAACGTGTGCATGCACCGCGGTCGAAAACTGGTCGACAAGCCCGAGGGCGGCAAGAACGCCGTCGGCCGGGCCCACAAATCCTTCGTATGCGGATTCCACGGCTGGACATACAGTTTGGATGGTGCCTGTACCCACATCCGCGAGCAGGACGACTGGAAGGGCGCGTTGACCCCGGACAACACCCACCTTGCGCCCGTCCAGGTCGACACGTGGGGCGGCTGGCTGTTCGTCAACATGGATCCCGATTGCGAATCATTGACCGACTACTTGATGCCCGCGGCGAAGATCCTCGATCCGTTCGGTCTGGAGAACATGCGCTACAAGTGGCGCAAGTGGCTCTACTTCGACTGCAACTGGAAGGTCGCGATGGAGGCCTTCAACGAGACCTACCACGTGTTCACCACGCACCCGGAGTTCAACAAGTTCGGTGAATTCAAGGGTTGGGCCAAGGCGCAGGGCAAGCACAGCAACATCGGCTATGACGCGCCGAAGGGTATGGACGAGACCAAGTCCAAGATCCGCCTCGGCACCGGCGATCCACGCATCTCGACAGCAGAGATGCAGATCTACACGATGGAAGAGACCAACGCGACCACTACGAACACATTGGTGAACGCCGCCAAGCGACTCGTCGACGAATTGCCCGAGGGCACCCCGGCCGACCAGGTGTTGCAGCATTGGCTGGCGTCTGCGCGCCGCGACGATGAGGAGCGGGGTGTCATCTGGCCGACGATCCCGCCCGACATCCTTGGTCAGAGCGGAACCGCCTGGCAGATCTTCCCGAACTTCCAGGTCGGCCAGGGCCTGACGAGCGCACTGTGCTACAGCGCCCGGCCCGATCCCAGTTATAACCCGGACAAGTGCATCTTCGAGGTTGCGGTCTTCGAGCTCTATCCCAAAGGTGAAGAACCGCAGACGGAATGGCAGTACACACCGAAGGATTCGCCGAATTGGCTGTCGGTGCTGCCGCAGGACTTCTCGAATATGGCAGCTGTGCAGCAGGGCATGAAGTCGGCGGGTTTCGGGGGCACCAAACCCAACCCGTATCGCGAGCGCAGCACCGTCAACCTGCACCATCAGCTGTCCAAGTACATGGGCACCGGCGAACCACAGGACCTGTGA